The following proteins are encoded in a genomic region of Tenacibaculum sp. 190524A05c:
- the rpsT gene encoding 30S ribosomal protein S20 codes for MANHKSAIKRIRSNEAKRLRNKYQHKTTRNAVRKLRATSDKNEAVGMLPKVVSMLDKLAKNNIIHKNKAANLKSKLAKHVAAL; via the coding sequence TAAAAGAATTAGAAGTAACGAAGCGAAGCGCTTAAGAAATAAATATCAGCATAAAACTACACGTAATGCTGTAAGAAAGTTAAGAGCGACTTCAGATAAGAATGAAGCTGTTGGAATGTTACCTAAAGTTGTTTCAATGTTAGATAAATTAGCAAAGAACAACATTATTCATAAGAATAAAGCTGCTAATTTAAAATCTAAATTAGCTAAGCACGTAGCTGCTTTATAA